The Candidatus Hydrogenedentota bacterium genome window below encodes:
- a CDS encoding carbamoyltransferase, whose amino-acid sequence MYILGISAFYHDSAAALLRDGEIVAAAQQERFSRRKHDPRFPKEAADYCLAEAGITLDEVDAVAFYDKPLVKFERLLLTYAALAPKGIRSFYEQVPSWLSEKLFMRGTLRKELGYKGKVYFSTHHLSHAASAFFPCPWEEAAFITVDGVGEWATTTYGVGRGNRVEILKEITFPHSLGLLYSAFTYFTGFRVNSGEYKLMGLAPYGEPRYADIIRRELVDLRDDGSFRLNMKYFDYCAGLRMTNAAFAGLFGGPERRPETKITQREMDLARSVQEVTEEIMLNMARQVHKETGARHLALAGGVALNCVANGRLLREGPYEDVWIQPCAGDGGNALGAALSVWHQCLDQPRTPDPRRQKATYLGNTFSDEEIGRFLKERNIPHKHYSMDEIPDVVAGIIAGQKVVGWFQGRMEFGPRALGARSILGDPRSREMQSVLNLKIKFRESFRPFAPSVMVEHADEWFDLRGHESPYMLLVADVLPDRLRALTEEETAAQGFDKLKVVRSEIPAVTHVDNSARIQTVRREDNPAYHALLDAFRRKTGCPVLINTSFNVRGEPIVRTPEEAYTCFMRTHMDFLCLGGYVLDKTEQAPWKDESDWKAEFELD is encoded by the coding sequence ATGTACATTCTCGGCATATCGGCGTTTTACCATGACAGCGCGGCGGCGCTGCTGCGCGACGGCGAGATCGTCGCGGCGGCGCAGCAGGAGCGCTTTTCGCGGCGGAAGCACGACCCGCGCTTTCCGAAGGAGGCGGCGGACTACTGCCTGGCCGAGGCGGGGATCACGCTGGACGAGGTGGACGCGGTCGCGTTCTACGACAAGCCGCTGGTGAAGTTCGAGCGGCTCCTGCTGACCTATGCCGCCCTCGCCCCGAAGGGCATCCGCTCGTTCTACGAGCAGGTGCCGTCGTGGCTCTCGGAAAAGCTCTTCATGCGCGGCACGCTCCGCAAGGAGCTGGGATACAAGGGGAAGGTCTACTTCTCGACGCACCACCTGTCCCACGCGGCGTCGGCGTTCTTCCCCTGCCCGTGGGAGGAGGCCGCCTTCATCACCGTGGACGGCGTGGGCGAGTGGGCCACCACGACCTACGGCGTCGGCCGGGGCAACAGGGTGGAAATCCTCAAGGAGATCACCTTCCCCCACTCGCTGGGGCTGCTGTACTCGGCCTTCACGTACTTCACGGGGTTCCGGGTGAACAGCGGCGAGTACAAGCTCATGGGCCTCGCGCCCTACGGCGAGCCGCGCTACGCGGACATCATCCGCCGCGAGCTGGTGGACCTCCGCGACGACGGGTCGTTCCGCCTGAACATGAAGTATTTCGACTACTGCGCGGGCCTGCGCATGACGAACGCGGCCTTCGCCGGGCTCTTCGGCGGGCCGGAGCGCAGGCCGGAGACGAAGATCACGCAGCGCGAGATGGACCTCGCCCGGTCGGTGCAGGAGGTGACGGAGGAGATCATGCTGAACATGGCCCGCCAGGTCCACAAGGAGACCGGGGCGCGGCACCTGGCCCTCGCGGGCGGCGTGGCGCTGAACTGCGTGGCCAACGGGCGGCTCCTGCGCGAGGGGCCCTACGAGGATGTGTGGATCCAGCCCTGCGCGGGCGACGGCGGCAACGCCCTGGGCGCGGCCCTGAGCGTGTGGCACCAGTGCCTGGACCAGCCGCGCACGCCGGACCCCCGGCGACAGAAGGCCACCTATCTCGGGAACACCTTCTCCGACGAGGAGATCGGCCGCTTCCTCAAGGAGCGGAACATCCCCCACAAGCACTATTCCATGGACGAGATTCCGGACGTGGTCGCGGGGATCATCGCCGGGCAAAAGGTCGTGGGGTGGTTCCAGGGGCGCATGGAGTTCGGCCCGCGCGCCCTCGGCGCGCGCAGCATCCTCGGCGACCCCCGGTCCCGCGAGATGCAGTCGGTCCTCAATCTCAAGATCAAGTTCCGCGAGTCCTTCCGCCCCTTCGCCCCGTCGGTCATGGTGGAGCACGCGGACGAGTGGTTCGACCTGCGCGGCCACGAGAGCCCCTACATGCTGCTCGTGGCGGACGTGCTGCCGGACCGCCTGCGGGCGCTGACGGAGGAGGAGACCGCCGCCCAGGGCTTTGACAAGCTCAAGGTGGTGCGGTCGGAGATTCCCGCGGTGACCCATGTGGACAACTCGGCGCGCATCCAGACCGTGCGGCGGGAGGACAACCCCGCCTACCACGCCCTGCTGGACGCCTTCCGCCGAAAGACCGGGTGCCCGGTCCTCATCAACACGTCGTTCAACGTGCGCGGCGAGCCCATCGTGCGCACGCCCGAGGAGGCCTACACCTGCTTCATGCGCACGCACATGGACTTCCTGTGTCTCGGCGGCTACGTGCTTGACAAGACGGAGCAGGCCCCCTGGAAGGACGAGTCGGACTGGAAGGCGGAGTTTGAGCTGGACTAA
- a CDS encoding Gfo/Idh/MocA family oxidoreductase, producing the protein MDACSRRTFLTAAALSAGTASLVLPRAARAEDVKIRHAVIGLGGQGTHHARTLSGFPDCEIAALCDVDPERLAKVGEKLPGAKLHDDFRRVLEDKSIDSVSVATPDHWHTPVALAALAAGKHVYVEKPCAQTLHEARTLRDAAARSGKVVQQGTQGRSGQSLKDAVAFMRDGGLGKVRAAKAINHQLREPIGRAPESDPPPGVNYDLWLGPAPKRPFTANRWHYNWHWFWDYGSGDVGNDGIHQLDQARWGLGGGVPHSVTATGAQLFYDDDHETPDTMTAVFDYGDRHLIYEMRLWTRYPLEGHDNGVVFYGDKGRLDFGRKGCTATFTDGAKREFGPYGDFDAHQRNFLDCVKAGDPTGLNGGIAEGAVSTALCQLANIAHRTGRKLAVDPGTWEIPGDPEAMRLFTREYREGYGLPAV; encoded by the coding sequence ATGGACGCATGCAGCCGCCGCACCTTTCTGACCGCCGCCGCGCTCTCCGCAGGGACGGCATCCCTCGTCCTGCCGCGCGCCGCCCGCGCGGAGGATGTGAAGATCCGCCACGCCGTCATCGGCCTCGGCGGCCAGGGCACGCACCACGCGCGCACCCTCAGCGGGTTCCCGGACTGCGAGATCGCCGCGCTGTGCGACGTGGACCCGGAACGCCTCGCCAAGGTCGGCGAGAAGCTCCCCGGCGCGAAGCTCCACGACGACTTCCGGCGCGTGCTGGAGGACAAGAGCATTGACTCCGTGAGCGTCGCCACGCCGGACCACTGGCACACGCCGGTGGCGCTGGCGGCCCTCGCCGCGGGCAAGCATGTCTACGTGGAGAAGCCCTGCGCCCAGACCCTCCACGAGGCGCGCACGCTGCGCGACGCCGCCGCCCGCTCCGGCAAGGTGGTCCAGCAGGGCACCCAGGGCCGCAGCGGCCAGTCGCTGAAGGACGCCGTGGCGTTCATGCGCGACGGCGGCCTCGGCAAGGTGCGCGCCGCCAAGGCGATCAACCACCAGCTCCGCGAGCCCATCGGCCGCGCGCCCGAGTCGGACCCGCCCCCCGGCGTCAACTACGACCTGTGGCTCGGCCCCGCGCCCAAGCGCCCCTTCACCGCCAACCGCTGGCACTACAACTGGCACTGGTTCTGGGACTACGGCTCCGGCGACGTGGGCAACGACGGCATCCACCAGCTGGACCAGGCGCGCTGGGGCCTCGGCGGCGGGGTGCCCCACTCCGTCACCGCCACGGGCGCCCAGCTCTTCTACGACGACGACCACGAGACCCCCGACACCATGACGGCGGTCTTCGACTACGGCGACCGCCACCTCATCTACGAGATGCGCCTCTGGACCCGCTACCCCCTCGAGGGCCATGACAACGGCGTGGTCTTCTACGGCGACAAGGGCCGCCTCGACTTCGGCAGGAAGGGCTGCACGGCGACCTTCACCGACGGCGCAAAGCGCGAGTTCGGCCCCTACGGCGACTTCGACGCCCACCAGCGCAACTTCCTGGACTGCGTCAAGGCGGGCGACCCGACGGGGCTCAACGGCGGCATCGCCGAAGGCGCCGTCTCCACCGCCCTGTGCCAGCTCGCCAACATCGCCCACCGCACGGGCCGCAAACTCGCCGTGGACCCCGGCACCTGGGAAATCCCCGGCGACCCCGAAGCCATGAGGCTCTTCACCCGCGAATACCGCGAGGGCTACGGCCTGCCTGCCGTGTAG
- a CDS encoding Gfo/Idh/MocA family oxidoreductase → MDGMTRRGFISKSAKSMLTVVGGVAVAALPGKARAVSANDRVVMAVIGVGGRGRDVSRQFVNSKGAVMAYVCDADEKRIGSYPDQLERLQKRAPKAVQDMRRVFDDKEVDAVLVSTCDHWHGLATVWACQAGKDVYVEKPPCHNLWEGRKMVEAARKYGRVVQCGLQNRSAAYALAAREYLQSGKLGDIPLVKVYNMKGGGPFTCPPDSPKPDGVDYDLYLGPAPSRPFNEGHFHGGWKMWWAYGGGDMGDDGIHQLDLARFALGDPPPPKVVTASGGRLAFPDDREVPDTQTVTFEYERRIMTFELTQYSPYMIKADDDVRNGDKYPFWPTNATRIEFYGTRGLMYLGRHGCGWQVIRENGEVVDGGYGRQANDEHRANFLDCVRTRNKPAADIETGVASNLLVHYGNMGVRVGGRRMAVDPQTLQTADSEVDALFKREYREPFAIPEQV, encoded by the coding sequence ATGGACGGCATGACGCGGCGGGGGTTCATTTCCAAGTCGGCGAAAAGCATGCTCACCGTCGTGGGCGGGGTTGCGGTCGCCGCGCTGCCCGGAAAGGCGCGGGCGGTGTCCGCGAACGACCGGGTGGTCATGGCGGTCATCGGCGTGGGCGGGCGCGGCCGCGACGTGTCGCGCCAGTTCGTCAACAGCAAGGGCGCGGTCATGGCCTACGTCTGCGACGCGGACGAGAAGCGCATCGGCAGCTACCCGGACCAGCTGGAGCGCCTCCAGAAGCGCGCCCCGAAGGCGGTGCAGGACATGCGGCGCGTCTTCGACGACAAGGAGGTGGACGCCGTCCTTGTATCCACCTGCGACCACTGGCACGGCCTCGCCACGGTCTGGGCCTGCCAGGCGGGCAAGGACGTCTATGTGGAAAAGCCCCCCTGCCACAACCTCTGGGAGGGGCGGAAGATGGTGGAGGCGGCGCGCAAGTACGGCCGTGTCGTCCAGTGCGGGCTGCAGAACCGCAGCGCCGCCTACGCCCTCGCCGCCCGCGAGTACCTCCAGAGCGGAAAGCTCGGCGACATCCCCCTGGTCAAGGTCTACAACATGAAGGGCGGCGGGCCCTTCACCTGCCCGCCGGACTCGCCGAAACCGGACGGCGTGGACTACGACCTCTATCTCGGCCCCGCGCCGTCGCGCCCGTTCAACGAGGGCCATTTCCACGGCGGCTGGAAAATGTGGTGGGCCTACGGCGGCGGCGACATGGGCGACGACGGCATCCACCAGCTCGACCTCGCCCGTTTCGCCCTGGGCGACCCCCCGCCGCCCAAAGTGGTCACCGCCAGCGGCGGCCGGCTCGCCTTTCCCGACGACCGCGAGGTGCCGGACACGCAGACGGTCACGTTCGAATACGAGCGCCGCATCATGACCTTCGAGCTGACGCAGTACTCCCCCTACATGATCAAGGCGGACGACGACGTCCGCAACGGGGACAAGTACCCCTTCTGGCCGACGAACGCCACGCGCATCGAGTTCTACGGCACGCGCGGGCTCATGTACCTCGGCCGCCACGGCTGCGGCTGGCAGGTCATCCGCGAGAACGGCGAGGTGGTGGACGGGGGCTACGGACGCCAGGCCAACGACGAGCACCGCGCCAATTTCCTCGACTGCGTCCGGACGCGGAACAAACCCGCCGCGGACATCGAAACCGGTGTGGCCAGCAACCTGCTGGTCCACTACGGCAACATGGGCGTCCGCGTCGGCGGACGCCGCATGGCGGTGGACCCGCAGACGCTCCAGACTGCGGACAGCGAGGTTGACGCCCTCTTCAAGCGGGAGTACCGCGAGCCCTTCGCCATCCCGGAACAGGTCTGA
- the icd gene encoding isocitrate dehydrogenase (NADP(+)), whose amino-acid sequence MSRYQHITVPEGEKIEVGPAGRPQTPDRPVICFIEGDGTGPDIWRASKHIFDEAVARCYGGKRSIAWMEVFAGEKANGVCGSYLPGETLEAISEYGVAIKGPLTTPVGGGFRSLNVTLRQELDLFACVRPVRWFEGVPSPVKHPELVDMIIFRENTEDVYGGLELEADSDKAKRLSDFCAAEFGWKIRPGSGLGLKPISETGTKRLVRAAIRHALEHGLKSVTLVHKGNIMKYTEGAFRKWGYELVREEFADVAVAWDDCGGDPKGRLLVKDTIADIFLQQILTRPDEFDVIATMNLNGDYASDALAAQVGGIGIAPGANINYETGKAVFEATHGTAPKYANLDKVNPSSLVLSGVMMFEYLGWQEAADTIIAGLTAAFANKTVTYDFARLMEGATLLKCSEFARAVTENFKRV is encoded by the coding sequence ATGTCCCGCTACCAGCACATCACCGTCCCCGAAGGCGAGAAGATCGAAGTGGGCCCGGCGGGCCGCCCCCAGACCCCCGACCGGCCCGTCATCTGCTTCATTGAGGGCGACGGCACGGGGCCGGACATCTGGCGCGCCTCCAAGCACATCTTCGACGAGGCGGTGGCCCGCTGCTACGGCGGGAAGCGCTCCATCGCGTGGATGGAGGTTTTCGCCGGCGAGAAGGCCAACGGCGTCTGCGGGTCCTACCTGCCCGGCGAGACTCTGGAGGCCATCTCCGAGTACGGCGTGGCGATCAAGGGGCCCCTCACGACGCCGGTCGGCGGCGGGTTCCGCAGCCTCAACGTCACCCTGCGCCAGGAGCTGGACCTGTTCGCCTGCGTGCGCCCCGTGCGCTGGTTCGAGGGCGTGCCCAGCCCGGTGAAGCACCCCGAACTGGTGGACATGATCATCTTCCGCGAGAACACCGAGGACGTGTACGGCGGCCTGGAGCTGGAGGCGGACTCCGACAAGGCGAAGCGCCTTTCGGACTTCTGCGCCGCGGAGTTCGGGTGGAAGATCCGGCCCGGCTCCGGCCTCGGCCTCAAGCCCATCAGCGAGACGGGCACCAAGCGCCTCGTGCGCGCCGCCATCCGCCACGCCCTGGAGCACGGCCTCAAGAGCGTCACCCTCGTGCACAAGGGCAACATCATGAAGTACACCGAGGGCGCCTTCCGCAAGTGGGGCTACGAGCTCGTCCGCGAGGAGTTCGCCGACGTCGCCGTGGCCTGGGACGACTGCGGCGGCGACCCCAAGGGCAGGCTCCTCGTGAAGGACACCATCGCCGACATCTTCCTCCAGCAGATCCTCACGCGGCCCGACGAGTTCGACGTGATCGCCACCATGAACCTCAACGGCGACTACGCCAGCGACGCGCTGGCGGCCCAGGTCGGCGGCATCGGCATCGCCCCGGGCGCCAACATCAACTACGAGACCGGCAAGGCCGTCTTCGAGGCCACCCACGGCACCGCCCCCAAGTACGCCAACCTCGACAAGGTGAACCCCAGCAGCCTCGTGCTCTCGGGCGTCATGATGTTCGAGTACCTCGGCTGGCAGGAGGCCGCCGACACCATCATCGCCGGGCTCACCGCGGCCTTCGCCAACAAGACCGTCACCTACGACTTCGCCCGCCTCATGGAGGGCGCCACCCTGCTCAAGTGCAGCGAGTTCGCCCGCGCCGTCACGGAGAATTTCAAGAGGGTATAG
- a CDS encoding phosphoglycerate dehydrogenase, producing the protein MFRVLVLDNLSEEGVEVFKAEGIEVDVRPPQKPAELAAVINDYDGLVVRSATKVTAEALEGSTRMKVIGRAGAGTDNIDKDAATRHGIVVMNTPGGNTISTCEHTFALMMALCRNIPQAHASMAAGRWDRKLFMGKELSGKTLGIVGIGRIGGAMAKRAKAFEMKILGFDPILSPLKAEALGVELVPLDDIIERSDFITIHAPKSDKTNNLFSMKEFKRMKRDCRIINCARGGIVNEQDLAQALREGVIAGAALDVYTSEPFENNPFLGLDNIVMTPHLAASTDEAQVTVAVDVARQMSDCLKTGAIVNAVNVPSLDSETRAALQPLLFLAERMGLFQSQFVQGRPRSLEIEYIGDCGAADTYPVTAAVMSGFLTPMVEAVNMVSAPSQLQERGIEVSEKRSPESSSYAFEIGVTVKSDTETQRIRGTLFNGNDPRICTVNGMRVDAVPVGNMLVCLNEDKPLIVGRMCTLIGEAGINIANLMLGRDAKGGQALTVLNLDQPVPGDVLDTIRAAAHVNEVRLVALPDAK; encoded by the coding sequence ATGTTTCGAGTGCTGGTGCTGGACAATCTGAGCGAGGAGGGCGTCGAGGTCTTCAAGGCCGAGGGGATCGAGGTGGACGTGCGCCCGCCCCAGAAGCCCGCGGAGCTCGCCGCGGTCATCAACGACTACGACGGCCTGGTGGTGCGCAGCGCGACCAAGGTGACCGCGGAGGCCCTGGAGGGGTCCACCCGCATGAAGGTCATCGGCCGCGCGGGCGCGGGCACGGACAACATTGACAAGGACGCCGCCACGCGCCACGGCATCGTGGTGATGAACACGCCGGGCGGCAACACGATCTCCACGTGCGAGCACACCTTCGCGCTCATGATGGCCCTGTGCCGCAACATCCCGCAGGCCCACGCGTCCATGGCGGCGGGCCGCTGGGACCGCAAGCTGTTCATGGGCAAGGAGCTGAGCGGGAAGACCCTGGGCATCGTGGGCATCGGCCGCATCGGCGGCGCGATGGCCAAGCGGGCCAAGGCCTTCGAGATGAAGATTCTCGGCTTCGACCCGATCCTGAGCCCCCTCAAGGCCGAGGCCCTCGGCGTGGAGCTGGTCCCCCTCGACGACATCATCGAGCGGTCGGACTTCATCACCATCCACGCGCCGAAATCGGACAAGACGAACAACCTCTTCTCCATGAAGGAGTTCAAGCGGATGAAGCGGGACTGCCGCATCATCAACTGCGCCCGCGGCGGCATCGTCAACGAGCAGGACTTGGCCCAGGCGCTCCGCGAGGGCGTCATTGCCGGGGCCGCGCTGGACGTCTACACCTCCGAGCCCTTTGAGAACAACCCGTTCCTTGGCCTGGACAACATCGTGATGACGCCGCACCTGGCCGCCTCGACCGACGAGGCCCAGGTCACCGTGGCCGTGGACGTGGCGAGGCAGATGTCCGACTGCCTGAAGACCGGCGCCATCGTGAACGCCGTCAACGTGCCCAGTCTCGACAGCGAGACGCGCGCCGCCCTGCAGCCCCTCCTGTTCCTCGCGGAGCGCATGGGGCTCTTCCAGTCGCAGTTCGTCCAGGGACGGCCCCGCTCCCTGGAGATCGAGTACATCGGCGACTGCGGCGCGGCGGACACCTACCCCGTCACGGCGGCGGTCATGTCGGGCTTCCTCACCCCCATGGTCGAGGCGGTCAACATGGTCAGCGCGCCCAGCCAGCTCCAGGAGCGCGGCATTGAGGTTTCCGAGAAGCGCAGCCCCGAGTCCTCGTCCTACGCCTTCGAGATCGGCGTCACCGTCAAGTCCGACACCGAGACCCAGCGCATCCGCGGCACCCTCTTCAACGGCAACGACCCGCGCATCTGCACGGTCAACGGCATGCGCGTGGACGCCGTGCCCGTGGGCAACATGCTGGTCTGCCTGAACGAGGACAAGCCCCTCATCGTCGGCCGCATGTGCACCCTCATCGGCGAGGCGGGCATCAACATCGCCAACCTCATGCTCGGCCGCGACGCCAAGGGCGGCCAGGCCCTCACGGTGCTCAACCTCGACCAGCCTGTGCCCGGGGACGTGCTGGACACAATCCGCGCCGCGGCCCACGTGAACGAGGTCCGGCTCGTGGCGCTGCCCGACGCGAAATAA
- the nhaC gene encoding Na+/H+ antiporter NhaC, which translates to MKTAREKDPSLLLSLLPCIALMGGLSVNVALFRDGASAGPNQITLLLSAVFAAVLAKGFLGRSYRDLELRAIQSIVLAMEAVLILLIVGCVIGLWILSGVVPTMIALGVRLIHPAVFLPAACAVCGVVSLAIGSSWSTMGTVGVALIGIGRALGFPDAMVAGAVISGAYFGDKLSPLSDTTNLAPAAAGSTLFEHIRHMLYTTIPAGTLALAGFAIVGLGRGGAAYDPALVGRTVDGLSGVFFMHWGLLAVPLGVILLAARRVPAIPALVVGGLLGAGAALVFQPGLFPEGGAGARYVHLLKVAYEGFTLDSGDAALDQLLSRGGMTRMYATVSLILMAMLFGGVMEAAGMLPRLARAVLAGVRGARTLIPATQATCVLFNLFAADQYLAIVVPGRMFRAAYADMGLAPKNLSRALEDSGTMTSVLVPWNTCGAFAAAALSVPTLSYLPWCFLNLLSPVVAIAMAAFGIAIAKAEPEAEPPAEGKGADPSDKSDKSDKSDPSDLSDLSDLSDPSD; encoded by the coding sequence ATGAAAACAGCGCGAGAAAAGGACCCGTCCCTGCTCCTGTCGCTGCTTCCCTGCATCGCCCTCATGGGGGGGCTGTCGGTGAATGTGGCCCTGTTCCGCGACGGCGCGTCGGCCGGGCCGAACCAGATCACCCTGCTGCTGTCCGCCGTGTTCGCCGCCGTGCTGGCGAAGGGTTTCCTCGGGCGCTCCTACCGCGACCTGGAGCTGCGGGCCATCCAGTCCATTGTCCTCGCCATGGAGGCCGTGCTGATCCTGCTCATCGTCGGGTGCGTCATCGGCCTGTGGATTCTCTCCGGAGTCGTCCCCACCATGATCGCCCTCGGCGTGCGCCTGATCCATCCCGCCGTGTTCCTGCCCGCCGCCTGCGCGGTGTGCGGCGTCGTCTCGCTGGCCATCGGCAGCAGCTGGTCCACCATGGGCACCGTCGGCGTCGCCCTCATCGGCATCGGCCGCGCCCTCGGCTTCCCCGACGCCATGGTGGCGGGCGCCGTCATCTCCGGCGCCTACTTCGGCGACAAGCTCTCCCCCCTCTCCGACACCACCAACCTCGCCCCCGCCGCCGCGGGCAGCACGCTCTTCGAGCACATCCGACACATGCTCTATACGACCATTCCCGCGGGCACGCTCGCGCTGGCGGGCTTCGCCATTGTGGGGCTGGGCCGCGGCGGCGCGGCCTATGATCCCGCGCTGGTCGGGCGGACCGTGGACGGCCTGTCAGGGGTGTTCTTCATGCACTGGGGGCTGCTGGCGGTGCCGCTGGGGGTGATCCTGCTGGCGGCGCGACGGGTGCCCGCCATTCCCGCGCTGGTGGTCGGCGGACTGCTGGGCGCGGGCGCCGCCCTGGTCTTCCAGCCGGGGCTCTTCCCGGAGGGGGGCGCGGGCGCGCGCTACGTCCACCTGCTCAAAGTCGCCTACGAGGGGTTCACCCTCGACAGCGGCGACGCCGCCCTCGACCAGCTCCTCTCGCGCGGCGGCATGACCCGCATGTACGCCACCGTCTCCCTCATCCTCATGGCCATGCTCTTCGGCGGCGTCATGGAGGCTGCGGGCATGCTGCCCCGCCTCGCCCGGGCCGTCCTTGCCGGCGTGCGCGGCGCGCGCACCCTCATCCCCGCCACCCAGGCCACCTGCGTGCTGTTCAACCTCTTCGCCGCCGACCAGTACCTCGCCATCGTCGTGCCGGGCCGCATGTTCCGCGCCGCCTACGCCGACATGGGCCTCGCCCCCAAGAACCTCTCCCGCGCCCTCGAGGATTCCGGCACCATGACCTCCGTCCTCGTCCCCTGGAACACCTGCGGCGCCTTCGCCGCCGCCGCACTGTCCGTGCCCACGCTCAGTTACCTGCCCTGGTGCTTCCTCAACCTGCTGTCCCCCGTGGTGGCGATCGCCATGGCCGCCTTCGGCATTGCCATCGCCAAGGCGGAACCCGAAGCAGAACCGCCCGCCGAAGGGAAAGGCGCGGACCCGTCGGACAAGTCGGACAAGTCAGACAAGTCCGACCCGTCAGACCTGTCAGACCTGTCCGACCTGTCCGACCCCTCCGACTGA
- a CDS encoding toxin-antitoxin system HicB family antitoxin, translating into MSTISLRLPDSLHDEVRKLAARENVSINQLATLAIAEKVSALAAEEYLARRAARADRKKFERAMSKVPDAPPDKGDAR; encoded by the coding sequence ATGAGCACGATAAGCCTGCGTTTGCCGGATTCACTGCATGACGAGGTGCGGAAGCTGGCCGCCCGGGAGAACGTGTCCATCAACCAGCTGGCGACGCTGGCCATCGCGGAGAAGGTGTCCGCGCTGGCCGCCGAGGAGTATCTGGCGCGGCGCGCGGCGCGCGCGGACCGGAAGAAGTTCGAGCGGGCGATGAGCAAGGTTCCCGATGCGCCGCCGGACAAGGGGGACGCCCGGTAG
- a CDS encoding putative toxin-antitoxin system toxin component, PIN family has protein sequence MSLPRIVMDTNVLVAALRSRQGASHQLLMLVGTGKFEVAVSVPLVLEYEAEAMKLTRRDGLTAADVSAIIDYLCLVAVRAEVHYLWRPFLRDPKDDMVLEAAVAAGCGQIVTFNRRDFSGAGQFGIGVATPGAFLAGIGG, from the coding sequence ATGAGCCTGCCCCGGATTGTCATGGACACCAACGTGCTGGTCGCGGCCCTGCGGAGCAGGCAGGGCGCGTCGCACCAGCTATTGATGCTGGTGGGTACCGGGAAGTTCGAGGTGGCGGTTTCTGTGCCGCTGGTGCTGGAATACGAGGCGGAGGCGATGAAGCTGACGCGCCGGGACGGGCTGACTGCGGCGGATGTCTCCGCCATCATTGACTACCTCTGCTTGGTGGCTGTTCGGGCGGAGGTGCATTACCTGTGGCGGCCGTTCCTGCGCGACCCCAAGGATGACATGGTTCTGGAGGCGGCGGTGGCGGCGGGATGCGGGCAGATTGTCACGTTCAACAGGCGGGACTTCTCGGGGGCGGGGCAGTTTGGCATTGGTGTTGCGACGCCCGGCGCGTTTCTTGCCGGGATTGGAGGCTGA
- a CDS encoding uroporphyrinogen decarboxylase has protein sequence MTNEQWEKLLAVLDGHRVDPAPVGFIIDSPWLPGWAGMGILDYYADGGRWLEANLRAVTRWPGILFLPGFWSEYGMCTEPSAFGARCMWHENEFPFADKIADSLDAALAAPVPVPGRDGMTPFVLKRLAHTEARIRAAGHAVRFAVARGPLNIAGFLLGNTEFLLGMKTEPDKTHALLDRVTDFLCGWVKAQKAAFPGIGGVLVLDDLVGFCGPEDCVEFANPYLTRLFAALDVPVRFFHNDAHGLVCAPHLEKVGVNLFNFSHEHPIAEMRRLAGDRVALLGNIPPRDILAQGTPEDVSAAVTTLRADTKDMKRVLLSCGGGMPPGVPTENIDAFLAAVSTTRLP, from the coding sequence ATGACCAATGAACAGTGGGAGAAACTGCTGGCCGTGCTGGACGGGCACCGCGTGGACCCCGCCCCCGTCGGCTTCATCATTGACAGCCCCTGGCTCCCCGGATGGGCCGGCATGGGCATCCTCGACTACTACGCCGACGGCGGGCGCTGGCTGGAGGCCAACCTCCGCGCTGTCACCCGCTGGCCCGGCATCCTGTTCCTGCCGGGCTTCTGGTCGGAGTACGGCATGTGCACCGAGCCCTCCGCCTTCGGCGCGCGCTGCATGTGGCACGAAAACGAGTTCCCCTTCGCCGACAAGATCGCCGACTCCCTCGACGCCGCGCTGGCCGCGCCGGTCCCCGTGCCCGGCCGCGACGGCATGACCCCCTTCGTGCTGAAACGGCTGGCCCACACGGAGGCGCGCATCCGCGCCGCCGGCCACGCCGTCCGCTTCGCCGTCGCGCGCGGACCCCTCAACATCGCCGGGTTCCTCCTCGGCAACACCGAGTTCCTCCTGGGCATGAAAACCGAGCCCGACAAGACCCACGCCCTGCTCGACCGCGTCACGGACTTCCTCTGCGGCTGGGTTAAGGCGCAGAAGGCCGCGTTCCCCGGCATCGGCGGCGTCCTCGTCCTCGACGACCTTGTCGGCTTCTGCGGCCCTGAGGATTGCGTGGAGTTCGCCAACCCCTACCTGACCCGGCTCTTCGCCGCCCTCGACGTGCCCGTCCGCTTCTTCCACAACGACGCGCACGGCCTCGTCTGCGCGCCCCACCTCGAAAAGGTCGGCGTCAACCTCTTCAACTTCAGCCACGAGCACCCCATCGCCGAGATGCGCCGCCTCGCCGGCGACCGCGTCGCCCTCCTCGGCAACATCCCCCCCCGCGACATCCTCGCCCAAGGCACCCCGGAGGACGTCTCCGCCGCCGTGACCACCCTCCGCGCCGACACCAAAGACATGAAACGCGTCCTCCTCTCCTGCGGCGGCGGCATGCCCCCCGGCGTCCCCACGGAGAACATTGACGCCTTCCTGGCGGCGGTCTCCACCACCAGGCTGCCGTAG